aggagtattttgtatagggcaaaaattacgtgctcacagctgcccctctttgctcgaaaacacgaagagttttcgggcaaagataaagtgagtggatacgagcgatttttgcccatttgaatactccgtgggaagcatttttgaaagatctgaccgaaccttgcttctgaggttgcctacatatccttggctataaaagaatcaggtcagtgtagtttagGAAAATGATGGAAGGATGAGTTGGAGAGTCGAGTAAGGTGCTGTTCTGTCGAGGTTCTGGTCCGCGGTCCAGTTATTATATCAACATCTAAAataactaactaagcctatcagctatgagttacaaagTTTCTATTTGTATGTCTTCAAAAATTAATCTTGAATCCTTTATAGCTCTACGGTAcatcttgaactgttgactcGCACTCTCAAGGCGAGCTTCTGTTGTTGCTAACTTGAATTGGATTCTAAAAtgagttcccttgttttccaggtgggtgcctaattgccgaaacctgaactgtattcccttgttctccaggtgggcgtctgatcgctaaaacttgaactgtattcctttattttctaggtgggcgcctgattaccaaaacttgaactgtattcccttgttctccaggtgggcgcctgactaatgaaacttgaactgtattcccttgttctccaggtgggcgcctgattaccaaaacttgaactgtattccctcgttctccaggtggcgcctgattgccaaaacttgaactgtattcccttgttttccaggtggacgcctgattaccaaaactcgtatagtattcccttgttctccaggtgggcgcctgactgctaaaatttgaactctattcccttgttctctaggtgggcgcctgattgctaaaacttgaaatgtattcccctgttttccgggtgggcgtctgattaccaaaatttcaactgtattcctttgttctccaggtgggcgcctaactactgaaacttgaactatattcccttgttctctaggtgggcgcctgattgccaaaacttgaactatattcccttgttcaccaggtggacgcctaattgccaaaacttgaaactgtattcccttgttctccaagtggacacctgattgccaaaacttgaactgtattcccttattctccaggtgagcgcctgattgccaaaacatgaactgtattcccttattttccatgtgggcgcatgattaccaaaacttgaattgtattcccttctaACTCgaacggtattcccttgttctccaggtgggcgcctgactgctgaaacttgaactatattcctttattatctaggtgggcgcttgattgccaaaacttgaattgtattcccttgttttctaggtgggcacctgattaccaaaacatgaactgtattcccttgttctccaggtgggcgtctgactactaaaacttgaactatattcccttgttctccaggtgggggccagattgccaaaacttgaactgtattcccttattttccaggtgggcacctgattacaacaaaacagacaaacaaacaaagaaacttttctgccagtttggtatctgggcgcatctgtgagtgttaatcgaatatTTTTATCAAAAGAGCTATAAGAACTCAAAagctaaattccattatccaggagggccctgacaATTGAACTTAAATCCCATCGTAAGAGTGAAAAATTCAAAGCTAACTTATATTTCCTAAAGGAAGAGATCACACTAAGTCTTGTTATCCATGAAGGTCTTGGAATtcaactaagtcccattatccatgGGGGTCCTGGGAACCCCAAAAAATTGAATccaattatccaggagggccctgaaaactttaaactaaatcccattattcaggagggtcctgaagatttACGGTTGAACCTGTCTGGTGCATGCTTTTCCCACGAAGGATTCCTCGGAATAAACAAAATTTCCTTCCCCTGTTTTagtcaaagaaaattttatcagtttaaaaatgtggtggttggtttgcggTATTCTTACTGAAGGTGGCCCTTTCACTGTCGTGCTTTGCTTTAAATGGCTGCCTTGAACTAGCCAAGAATTGTTTGCCTTTCTAACTGAATTTCAACCATAGGACCTTGAATGACCCGAGTACTCTACACCCAACCCACTATTTCTGTCCTTATACCTGAACCTCTGTATCTTCCACAAAATTCCCAAACCACTCGACCAATGGAGCTTTCACTGACACCTTATTTTCCACTTTGCATCATGCCATCTTTAGTATGTTTTGGCcacactttgctttgtgcaattttgaagttggtagtaagctttgaaatcctttctcaCTTGCTTAAACAAGGCTGACATTGGAAAAACCTTAGAGaaataaaaccaaaagaaatgaaatacaatgacttcaagagttaggaataaagaagaaaatccaaaactggatgactatttgagggagaaaaagaaggagacttatctgagtgaggcaactggcaccaatgatcatgacatgcatttcagattaattAGCCCAGCCCGTTCAGTCAATCACCTTTCAGTTGTTATACTTTATGCCCGGGGTTTCCATAACCCAATCTCTTCGCCAAGTCACTTACCTTGTTCGGCTTGCGGtgccccgaagggttttcaccaacaaacctctctcatttgttaaACTCTCAACTTACTATCGCCTtttggtgcccgtgagggttttcatcaataagactctctcattttaatttctcttatCTTTCCATCGACCTACGGTGCCTgcgaggattttcaccaataggcctctctcatttattcattttcCTTGTATAGAACTGAGTGTTGCCCCAAATGACTAATACCTCTATCTCGCCTGACTTGGCAttcctcaaagattgatcggaaggtctttctttggaccataatgtgggcttttggatagggagGAAAAAGATATtgtaaaggctcaaaaacaactgaaatgggttcaagattgcaacttttggaatcagatctcctACGAAATTGCAACttatgccccagtttctttgcctggggacttttgaattttattttgatgggaccaaaccgtgaggctgcctacgtatcctttaaaggaatcaggtcgaacgtagttcatgtcataggaattgctttgttgttgttacttttctcttttctctttctttccctcttttttttcttttcttttttttattttttctttactctttttccattcttttctttttcttttctcttctctttttataTTTTATGTATCCGTATTACTAACTTTGCTTCTGATTCCAaaggaggggtatgaaagaaaataaataaagctcaagagggtaacaaaggataaagtgtttagatagtagaataaaatgccttcgtcattccaaccttcaaaacatgCTAAGTACAACAACataatttaaaccaaagaaatcatacataatatcttttgactgcatcaaaattgatagccatatGTACACATTTGCTTTCTATATCttttaaatacaaagcaccattggacaatactctcgtTGCGATGAACgccccctgccaatttggggcgaatttgccttttgcttcagcctgatgtggaagcatgcgtttcaatacttgctgacccacttcaaatttctagGGATgaaccttcttgttgtatgctcttaccattctcttttgatacaactgtccatgacacactgctgtcaGTCTTTTTTCGTTAAtaagacttaattgctccaaacaGGTTTTGGTCCACTCATCATcctcaatttcggcttcagcaacaatccgaagagATAGGATTTTAACTGTTGTGGGTATCACTACATCAGTACCATTtactaacaaataaggagttgtacctactgaagtacgaacaataGTGCAATAGCCTAACAAAGCAAAAGGatacttctcatgccattgcctggaaccttgcaccattttccgaagtatcttctttatattcttgttgggtacctcgactgctccattcgccttgagGCAATATGGGGTGGAATTTCGATACGTAATCCTAAAtagttgacatacttctttcatcagatgactattaagattagcaccattatctgtgatgatcacctttgggattctgaaccgacaaatgatatttgaatgaacaaaatcgaccactgccttcttggtcacataTTTGAATgtcttagcttcaacccacttagtgaaataatcgatgaccaccaaaatgaacctgtgcccgtttgatgttgCGGGCTCAATTGGTCTGATGACATCCATGCCGCAAGAGACAAagggccaaggtgcggacattgtatgcaaatcggatggcggagaatgaat
This sequence is a window from Nicotiana sylvestris chromosome 3, ASM39365v2, whole genome shotgun sequence. Protein-coding genes within it:
- the LOC138888077 gene encoding uncharacterized protein, whose protein sequence is MKAQELDDHLAENPIEEEYEPLRTYFPDEEVMHIDEVKQVERPGWKLFFDGVANMKEFRHIPRIYNEVADALTTLASMLHHLDKAYVDPLHIQVHDQHAYYNVVEEELDGETWFHDIRENIRMGVYPIQATGDQKRTIRRLASGFFLNGGILYKRTPDLGLLRYINAKQAMTIITEVHRDIIHSPPSDLHTMSAPWPFVSCGMDVIRPIEPATSNGHRFILVVIDYFTKWVEAKTFKYVTKKAVVDFVHSNIICRFRIPKVIITDNGANLNSHLMKEVCQLFRITYRNSTPYCLKANGAVEVPNKNIKKILRKMVQGSRQWHEKYPFALLGYCTIVRTSVGTTPYLLVNGTDVVIPTTVKILSLRIVAEAEIEDDEWTKTCLEQLSLINEKRLTAVCHGQLYQKRMVRAYNKKVHP